tatttataaatttcaattaatcaACTTTGTCGATGAtcacgatgatgatgatgaatttatCGAGGACGAATTTATTGATTtgaatgaaatattttctcgtattatatttaattctaaagATAGCTTAagaattatttctattaatgGTTTCAAAACTCTTCAATCATTAAGAAATACTTTGAATTCAATCGTAGAATGTAAAAATCTAATCAAATTAGATATTATGCTTGAAAAATCAGAAAACACActtccattattattatctatcaTTAAACATAATCAATcacttgaaaaattatatatcgtTTCGGACACGCGTAATTTAGCCAATcaaggaaataataataatttatttattgatgtgaatcaatttttacatttattcgTAAATTTACTtccacaaaattttaaattattaaaaatgtatacaCCTGATTGGTGTTTTACTACAGATactttaaatcaatttttagaaaagacaaaatttagaattaaatcAATGTGTTGGGTGAATTATGAATGCGATTTGGATTGTGGTGaagttttaagaaaatatgctaaattaaacggttataaattattattcggTGAGGATTgtagatttattaataatagtataattaagatgaatgtattttttgaaaaatttataactaGTTAAAACTAATAAGTACATTTTAAAGttcgtttaataataattaattatagtcaataatatacaaacaaatgataatactaaattaaaactaataattgAAGAATCGCTACTAGTATTAATGGCTGGAGGactataatcttttttaacgtcatatctaattaaattaaaattttattaataaaaatttaataattaattaaaaattttaaataataaaatgaaacttaCCCTAAAATTCCCAAAAGTAATCTCAATTTAAGTCCCATGGGACCAGTTGTCTTAGTACTACCAGATAAAGACATCATATCATTAAGAGTTCTTCCGGGTGGATATGTGAACATCATCAAGAAATCGCtagtatttttataagtttgaaAATCTACATGTCCAATACTTGAACTAGGTTGAAAAGGATTTAAACTAGTCTCCAATAagataatatcattttgaatttgatcAGTAGTTAATTGTGTGTTGGGTTGTATATTAGATGAGAGCACAAATCCCATTGTGCCATGATTTTCAGCCCTATTATACATATCTTTAGCTATTGAGAATTGTGGCgattttgaaaatgaattcATAAAATCTTGCTCAGTTCCTTCCgcattaatttgaaattgatttaattgatcTGCTAAAGATGTAACTGGTTGTCCGCTTGGTAATAGTACTACAGATTTATCAAATACAAATTCAACGAATTGAGCTTGTAAAGGTCCTGAACCAGTTGAAATTTGTCCTATAATAGGTGttaatatttgcatattaaGGTAATCGTTCCATGAATTTGTAAATCCTAATCCATGTGTCAGTTCATGAATCACAACGTACAATAAATCAACTTGTCTTTCTGACATAGGCGTTGGATCTCCTTCAAACcaataattcatatttgaatTAAACATCGCTGTAATATCATCTGGTCCCATTTGTGGATGATTATTTGGTAAACTCAattgtttatataatgattGAGGATATAATCTTGCTCTTCCATCCGAATCTTGATATGGAATCATTCTTGATGGTCTTGCTGCCcctaatattatattttgagtATCACAGTCTCCTTGTTCTTtacaaaaatctaaaaattgaGCGTTAACTTTTATTGGTGTTTTTAAATTCAATGTTGCTGTTATATATTTCCCTGctgaaataaatacatttttaactTTACTACATAACGCACTATCGCCAATTGAACAATGAAAATCTACAATAAACATATCATCTGCATTTtgtcttttttctaaatttgtatttttttttatcatcggACAATCAATAAATTGAGTTTTAAAACGATATATAGGTTGTGAATATATTACACATTTTTCTGATAATGTTgtttgtattaaaattattgaaattatcaaaccaataaaagaaatatttgttaaagtcttcatttttaccaaaattatttttaaaagaaaaaaatttataaa
Above is a window of Rhizophagus irregularis chromosome 15, complete sequence DNA encoding:
- a CDS encoding uncharacterized protein (SECRETED:cutsite_TLS-EK; SECRETED:prob_0.9016); SECRETED:SignalP(1-24) translates to MKTLTNISFIGLIISIILIQTTLSEKCVIYSQPIYRFKTQFIDCPMIKKNTNLEKRQNADDMFIVDFHCSIGDSALCSKVKNVFISAGKYITATLNLKTPIKVNAQFLDFCKEQGDCDTQNIILGAARPSRMIPYQDSDGRARLYPQSLYKQLSLPNNHPQMGPDDITAMFNSNMNYWFEGDPTPMSERQVDLLYVVIHELTHGLGFTNSWNDYLNMQILTPIIGQISTGSGPLQAQFVEFVFDKSVVLLPSGQPVTSLADQLNQFQINAEGTEQDFMNSFSKSPQFSIAKDMYNRAENHGTMGFVLSSNIQPNTQLTTDQIQNDIILLETSLNPFQPSSSIGHVDFQTYKNTSDFLMMFTYPPGRTLNDMMSLSGSTKTTGPMGLKLRLLLGILGYDVKKDYSPPAINTSSDSSIISFNLVLSFVCILLTIINYY